From Hydra vulgaris chromosome 15, alternate assembly HydraT2T_AEP, one genomic window encodes:
- the LOC136091577 gene encoding zinc finger MYM-type protein 1-like, whose translation MKKVKSGAAKRREAAAAREVITKYPKLTQFLKPAVQADGESVAITETNNDVTANAENDSVSCFGLSAEGDSNMAICECIPTATTLPLLFLSDDPSDWPENVSDAQRCDIVERGVKQIEIDFPHNQERRRFSVTYYKRQMKNGETIVWSWLVYSMKSNKVFCFCCKLFGISDSPFRQGMNTWEGLSKKLNDHETGSTHLRCFEQWMTLRKGIMNQTTIDEHQYKLLQKERKFWRAVLERLLDITLFLSARNLGFRGSQEVIGSKNNGNFLGLFELMAKYDSVLDELLRRIQKKETNEHYLSNDTQNELIELLAKEIEAENLSKVKKAKYFSIILDCTPDVSHKEQMSIILRSVVCIPGTGINISENFFGYLKVDDTTGKGLLDAFLDQTKKWELNILDCRGQSYDNGANMKGKAKGFQARLLQMNPKALYVPCANHSLNLVIVDGAKSSNSAITFFGVLSRLYTLFSSSPARWHILKSCIPISVKPQSDTRWESRINCVKPLRYHLKEILEALEKLEVYALEKRDGATATEVCSLMEYMMTWPFILSIVIWYDVLYQINKSSKLLQSSTTSLDVLDSEIKATYTFLQQYRETGFSDAHMKASEIAEVLDIAKIFPEVRSRQKKMIHSYECADEAHTIQLEQKFKVDFFLPLLDMSMGSVKERFEQVSSITELYDFLYRSENLIQICKENSLSLYCKNLQAKLGDIDSDDLEMELKRFVIVVQEKESTHMKSAHDFLNYIYKEELQETYPNLAIVLRIILTSPVTVASAERSFSKLKLIKTFHRSTMVDDRLSSLAMLSIENDVARKLNYEEIINKFASMKVRHKSFL comes from the exons ATGAAGAAAGTGAAAAGTGGTGCAGCTAAGAGAAGAGAAGCAGCTGCAGCCAGGGAAGTAATAACTAAGTACCCCAAACTTACACAATTTTTGAAACCAGCAGTTCAAGCTGATGGTGAATCAGTAGCAATAACAGAAACCAATAATGATGTTACAGCCAATGCAGAAAATGATTCTGTTTCTTGTTTTGGTTTGTCTGCTGAAGGAGACTCTAATATGGCAATCTGTGAGTGTATACCAACTGCCACAACACTGCCACTTCTTTTTCTCAGTGATGATCCTTCTGATTGGCCAGAAAATGTTTCTGATGCACAGAGGTGTGACATTGTTGAACGTGGTGTAAAGCAAATTGAGATAGATTTTCCACACAATCAAGAAAGACGACGATTTTCAGTGACTTATTATAAACGACAGATGAAGAATGGAGAAACTATTGTATGGTCATGGCTTGTGTATTCTATGaaaagtaataaagttttttgcttCTGTTGCAAACTTTTTGGTATATCAGATTCACCATTCCGACAAGGGATGAACACATGGGAAGGTTTATCCAAAAAACTGAATGATCATGAAACAGGAAGTACACATCTCAGGTGCTTTGAACAGTGGATGACATTACGAAAAg GCATAATGAATCAAACAACCATTGATGAGCATCAATACAAGTTGCTTCAAAAAGAGCGAAAATTTTGGAGAGCAGTATTGGAACGATTACTAGACATCACTCTATTTCTTTCTGCGAGGAATCTTGGATTCCGTGGTTCACAAGAGGTCATTGGTTCCAAGAACAATGGAAACTTTCTTGGGTTGTTTGAATTGATGGCGAAGTATGATAGTGTGCTCGATGAACTTTTACGTCGGATTCAGAAGAAAGAAACTAATGAACATTATTTGAGCAATGATACCCAGAATGAGTTGATTGAATTGTTAGCCAAGGAGATTGAAGCCGAAAACCTTTCCAAAGTAAAGAAAGCgaaatatttttccattattttggATTGTACGCCAGACGTTTCACATAAAGAACAAATGAGCATAATCCTACGATCAGTAGTTTGCATTCCTGGGACAGGTATCAACATTTCTGAAAATTTCTTTGGATATCTCAAGGTAGATGATACCACTGGAAAAGGGCTTTTGGATGCCTTTCTAGATCAGACAAAAAAGTGGGAATTAAATATTCTTGACTGTCGAGGCCAATCCTATGATAACGGTGCTAACATGAAAGGAAAGGCAAAGGGGTTTCAAGCTAGGCTTCTTCAAATGAATCCCAAAGCTCTATATGTTCCGTGTGCAAACCATTCACTTAATCTAGTCATTGTTGACGGTGCAAAGTCATCCAACAGTGCAATTACTTTTTTCGGAGTTCTTTCAAGATTGTATACACTCTTTTCATCATCTCCTGCTCGATGGCATATTTTAAAGTCATGTATACCCATTTCTGTCAAGCCTCAATCCGATACCAGATGGGAAAGTAGAATAAACTGTGTGAAACCTCTTCGCTATCACCTGAAAGAGATATTAGAGGCATTAGAAAAATTGGAAGTGTATGCTCTAGAGAAGAGAGATGGCGCAACAGCTACAGAAGTATGTTCGCTGATGGAATATATGATGACATGGCCATTCATATTGTCAATCGTTATTTGGTATGACGTTTTATACCAAATTAACAAATCAAGTAAGCTTCTGCAGTCCTCTACAACTTCCCTTGATGTCTTGGATAGTGAAATAAAGGCCACATATACATTTCTTCAGCAATATCGTGAAACTGGATTTTCAGACGCACACATGAAAGCATCAGAAATCGCAGAAGTGTTGGACATTGCAAAAATTTTTCCAGAAGTGCGTTCCCGACAAAAAAAGATGATTCATTCATACGAGTGTGCCGATGAAGCTCACACCATCCAATTAGAACAGAAGTTTAAAGTTGATTTCTTTTTACCACTCCTTGATATGTCAATGGGATCAGTAAAGGAGCGTTTTGAACAAGTCAGTAGTATCACAGAGCTCTATGACTTCCTATACCGTTCTGAGAATCTTATTCAAATCTGTAAAGAAAATTCTTTGTctttatattgcaaaaatttgcAAGCAAAGCTTGGCGATATAGATTCGGATGATCTGGAAATGGAATTAAAACGATTTGTCATAGTGGTACAGGAGAAAGAAAGTACTCACATGAAATCTGCACATGATTTTcttaattacatttataaagaaGAGCTGCAAGAAACTTATCCAAATCTTGCCATTGTGTTACGCATAATCCTTACCTCACCAGTAACTGTCGCAAGTGCTGAACGTAGCTTCAGCAAGCTAAAATTGATTAAGACTTTTCATAG GTCAACAATGGTTGATGACCGCTTGTCTTCTCTGGCGATGCTGTCAATTGAGAACGATGTggcaagaaaattaaattatgagGAGATAATCAACAAATTTGCAAGTATGAAAGTTCGCCACAAGTCATTTCTGTGA